In Methanofastidiosum sp., a single window of DNA contains:
- a CDS encoding YbaN family protein: MRAILLITGTISLVIGIVGIFIPLLPTTPFLLLTAACYAQGSDRFYNWLLCNKLFGNYIKNYREGKGVALNVKIISLFLLWTTILFSVVFVVSALLIKIILITIAIAVTIHIFTIRNIKNQKLNL; encoded by the coding sequence ATAAGGGCGATATTGCTCATTACAGGAACAATTTCTTTGGTAATTGGGATAGTCGGTATATTCATACCTCTTTTGCCAACTACGCCTTTTCTTCTACTCACTGCAGCATGTTATGCACAGGGTTCAGATAGATTCTACAATTGGCTCTTATGCAACAAATTGTTTGGAAATTACATTAAAAACTACAGAGAAGGGAAAGGCGTTGCGTTAAACGTAAAGATTATCTCTCTTTTCCTATTATGGACAACTATATTATTCTCAGTTGTTTTTGTAGTTTCAGCCCTTCTCATCAAAATAATATTGATTACAATAGCAATCGCAGTTACAATTCATATATTTACCATCAGAAATATAAAAAATCAAAAGTTAAACTTGTGA
- a CDS encoding fibrillarin-like rRNA/tRNA 2'-O-methyltransferase — translation MEEIFTNVFIDGDKLYTKNLIKGERVYGEKLVDFKGRELREWNPRRSKLAAAIMKGYKNLPFKKDSKILYLGAATGTTVSHISDIVENGKIFSVEMSERSMRQFLNISEVRDNIYPILEDASIPNLYSGLVEQVDFIYQDVAQKHQHEILIKNSVYLKKGGMAFYCVKARSIDSSKPPEEIFKEEIKHLEKKFNIVDTIDLSPYEKDHIIIIAILR, via the coding sequence ATGGAAGAGATTTTTACAAATGTTTTTATTGATGGTGACAAACTTTATACAAAAAATCTTATTAAAGGGGAAAGAGTATACGGCGAGAAGCTAGTTGATTTCAAAGGAAGAGAGCTCCGTGAATGGAATCCGCGAAGATCAAAACTTGCGGCCGCTATAATGAAAGGATACAAGAATCTACCTTTCAAGAAAGACTCAAAGATCCTTTATCTTGGTGCTGCGACAGGTACCACTGTTTCTCATATCTCCGATATTGTTGAAAATGGAAAAATATTTTCTGTCGAGATGTCTGAGAGGAGTATGAGACAGTTCCTTAATATCAGTGAAGTACGAGATAATATCTATCCAATTCTAGAAGACGCTTCAATCCCCAATCTCTATTCAGGCTTAGTAGAACAGGTTGACTTTATTTACCAGGATGTTGCTCAAAAGCATCAGCACGAAATCCTAATTAAGAATTCAGTGTATCTCAAAAAAGGTGGCATGGCATTCTATTGCGTTAAGGCAAGAAGCATTGATTCGAGCAAACCACCAGAGGAAATATTCAAAGAGGAAATAAAACATCTTGAAAAAAAATTTAACATTGTAGATACAATTGACCTTTCACCATATGAAAAGGACCATATAATTATAATAGCAATCTTAAGGTGA